The Vibrio sp. 16 genome segment AGTCATGGCTACAGGATTCACGTGGGAAACACAAAACAAAGCGGCAGATACAGAAGCAGCACAGATCGTCTGGCAAGAGTGTAAACGGATGCTCAAAGATGAATCGATTAACGTCATTTTATTTGATGAGCTGACTTATATGGTGAGCTACGGCTACATCGAGCTGGATGAAGTGGTCGAAGCGTTGGAAAATCGCCCGAAAATGCAATCTGTCGTGATTACGGGTCGTGGTGCCCACCGCACACTGATTGAAATGGCCGACACGGTATCGGAAGTGAAAAACGTCAAACATGCTTTTGAGTCCGGAGTGAAAGCATTGAAAGGCGTTGATTGGTAAAAGCAAAAGCAGCCAATCACATATTCAAAAAGAGCAGCTTTTGTTATGAACGCTGCTCTTATTCCCTTCCGGTTTATTCAGTAACAAGTCAAACGGTTTTGTTTTCATCGACTATTATAAATGAGTTATCTATCAACAATAATTGAAATATGTCGATACTCAAAATAACACTGATTACTATTTGCTGTTTTTGGTCAGTCTATGTGAACGCCAAAATCACTATTATGACGGAAGATTTTGCCCCGTTTGGCTATTACGACGCTCAAGGAAAACTAACTGGTATCGGTGTTGAGCTCGTCCAAGCTATCACCGAAAAACTCAATGTGGATAGCAACATTCAAGTATTACCTTGGTCCCGAGCGATCAAAAAGCTTGAACTCCTTCCTAATCGAGCCTTATTTTGTGTGGCGAGAACCCCGGCACGCAATGATAAGTTTGAGTGGGTGGGTCCTATTTTGTCCGATGGAGTCTACCTCTATCACACCAACGATTTTGACTCTTCGAAAGACACTATCCAAAGTGCAAAGTTGTGGAAAAACATAGCAGTTACAGCAAACTACCCAGAACATCAGGTATTAACTGAGTTGGGGTTCGACAATTTGTGGATAACAAACCAGCCGCAAGAGAACGTTCGTCTTCTGATTTATAATCGAGTCACTGCCATGGTAGCGGGAGAGTTTGCGATGCCTAGTCTTCTTAAATCTCTAGAAATGGATGGTACAGATGTCGTCCGTTCCGAAATAAGCTTATTTGATATCGAGCTGTACATCGCCTTTTCCAAAGGCACCGATCCGCAAGTGTTGCGCAAATGGCAAAATGCACTTGAGGAACTGAAGTCCTCGCCTCAGTATTATCAGATAAGACAGCGCTATACCGTACCAACCCCATAATGAAAAAAGCCAGCATGACTATGCTGGCTTTTCTGAGGAAAACGGATTAGTTAAATAAGCCTTTAATCAAGCTATTTACCGCCTCTTTCGTTTTCTCATCTTTGATTTTGTCGGTGAGCTTTTCAACGCCGCGGTCAATTTCTTTCTCCGCTTTCTGCTTTAAGACATCATCAAATACCAGCTTATATTTCGGCTCGGACCACTTGCCCGAAATATTAATCGGGATGGTAATGTCTCTGAGCTCGTCAATGTCTTTACCGCCTTGACCTTCCAATGAACCAACAATCGACGTGCTGACCGTAAAATCAACCGTTTGCTGGATGTAGTTGGCTTCACCGTTACCGCGAATACGAAGAAGTGGCGAGTGCATGGTCAAATCATTGGTCGAAACATTACCCTTATTCAGCTTCAAGGTTGCTTTCATGGCACTGAAGTCGGTTTTTTGCACGCCTTCCTTATCATCGAACTTTTCGCCTTTGATTTTGGCGTAATTCTCACGAATCAATTGAGCGACGTTGATACCATTGACCGCGCCATCGGCAAAGTCGATGACCATCGTCCCAACTAGGTTACTTTGAATCCCTGTTGGCGTGAGACTTTCGCCCTTGAGATCTACAGTAATATTGCCCGTACCTTCAAGCATGTCATTGTCAGCCACGTCTTTCAGTAGCGGCTGAACTTTAACGCCCTTGATCCGTTTTTCCACGGTGTACGTCGCAGGACTCTTACGTGCATCTAGCTTCGCTTTTGCAGTAATCGAGCCTTGATAAAGATTGGAGCTGAATGAGGTTAGCTCCGCGATACCACGGTTAACCGAGAAGCTCGCTTTAACATTTTGTAGATGAGCATTGTTTGCCTTGAATTTATCAATCGTCATGTCACCTTTTACATCTAAGGTCTTCAATGCGGATAAATCCGGCTCAACCTCTTCTGATGGCGTTGCTGGCTTTGAATCACCAGAACCAGAGCTTGGGGCTTGCTCCTTATCTTGTGGAGCTTGGCCCAAACCAAGAAATTCGTCCAAATCGATATTTGGACTGTGCAACGCGAAACGAACTTTAGGAATCTCTGCTAACGTCACCTCCGCTTTACCATCAAACGCCAAGGCATTCGCCGTCAGCGATTCGAGCACAAAACTTAAGTGACTTTTATTGAGATCAAAGGTTAAGTCTGAAGCCATGGCGACTTTCATTGGTGATTGCGGCAACGCATCCCCTTCGAAGCTAGCATCCAAACTCATTTTATCGAGCACAACTTTGCTGATCGCTTCATCGACCGTTAATGTCGCTGCGCCAGTCATATCAATGCTGAGATCCGCCGCTTTGCCTTTAACTTCGTAACTCAACGAGTTAGCAGCATCAAATTCAAAGGTGTCTAGTGACAGTTTGATCGTGTCCATTTTCGTCGTGGCGTCACTAAAGCTACTCTCTAACTTGATATTGCGCAGTGCGTATTTGGCAAAGCCCTTTGCAAGCTGGAATTCTGCATGGCCACTTGCGGCAAACTTTTGCTGATTCGTCTCACCTTTCGCGCCAAAGTCGGCTTTTACCCATTCATCAAACGCGAACTCAGATAAGCTGAGATTAACATCGTAAAGCTTGGTAAAACTTCCCGCCTGTAGGTCTTGAATTTCAACACCAGCATTAGAGATGGTGACACCCGCGAGTTGAATCGACCAATCAGACGTTGCTGGCGTCGTTTCTGTGGCGCGTGGCTCTGTCGTTGAAGGGGCTTCTTGCGTAGATGATTCTGCCGTTTGTGCTTGAGTTGACTGAGCCTTCGTCAACGCATCAATGTTTTTACGACCATCTTTGAGCGTTTCTAGCGATACCTGCGCACCATCCAGAACAACATTGCCAATTTCGAGTTGCTTGTTGAATAGCGGCGTAACTGAAACATCAATAACCACGCTATCAACTTTAAACATATTGAGTTTGCTAAAGCCTTGTGGGTTTCTTAGCTCTGTTTGACCTAACTCTAGACCAATCGATGGGAAAAATTGCCAGCTAATGTCCCCGTCAATGACCAACTCTAAACCAGTTTGAGTCTTTGCCTGCTCAATAATCATCGGTTTAAATTGATTTGGGTTCACCAGTAACACGAGAGCGAGAATCGCCCCCAAGATAGCAATGATGGGGATGGCAACAAAAAGGAACAGTTTCTTCATTCGCATTATCCTTGCTGTGTGAATTGATCCTGCTGTCCAGGACACAATCCCAAGTATAAATGATCACTTCGTCGTTCTAAGGACCATAAAAAGAAAGTGGCACCTAAAGTGCCACTTATCTCATAAAAAATAAAGTCTTCGTGATTGCTTAAGCACGCAGTAGTTTGGCGATGTGCGCTTTCAATACGTCGATCGCGATACGGTTCTTACCGCCACGTGGAACAATAATGTCTGCATATTGTTTTGATGGTTCAATGAACTGCATAAACATTGGACGTACTGTTTCTTGATACTGCTTAAGCACAGAGTCCATTGTACGACCACGCTCTTCAACATCGCGCTTAACACGACGAAGCAAGCAAATGTCTAGTGGTGTGTCCATAAATACGGTTGCGTGCATTAAGTCACGTAGACGAGGGTCAGTTAACAGAAGAATACCTTCAAGAATGATCACCTTCTTTGGTGTCATGGTTGTCGTATTGTCAGTACGAGTGTGCTCAGTGTAGCTGTACTCAGGAACTTCAACCGCTTCACCTTTTACCAAGCTCTCTAGATGTTCGCAAAGCAAGTCATGATCGAGTGCGCTCGGGTGGTCGTAGTTCGTTTTAACACGCTCTTCCATGCTCAATTTGCTTTGATCGTTGTAGTAGCAATCTTCCGTAATCACACCAATTTGATGATCGCCCACTTTTGCACGCAGTTCGTTGTAAATAGTGCTAGCGATTAAACTTTTTCCAGAAGCAGACGCGCCAGCAATACCGACGATGACGCATTGATTATTATCAGACATTATTCTTGCACCCGATGAATGTTGATTGGTGTCATAAGCTAATACTAGCAGTGCTCGCTACTGTGAGCGCTGTGTACTAGGACAATTTTAGGTAAACCGCCTGATTATAGGGAGTTCGGTCTGCAGTTACTAGTTGTGATTCGGCTCAATTTAGGAATTGGAATAAAAACGCCCAACGCAAACGATTACAAAGAATAAGAACAAAAAAGAGCGCTCAAAAAGCGCTCTTTTCTACGGCATTCACCCTTACTCAACCATGGTAAATTGAATGGATTCAGGCTTGGGCGTGCCATGCCAAAACATGCGAGAACACACTGATTCGGCCAAGGTTAAGTAACAGATTGCATGTTCCGAGTCTGGTCTTGCGACCACAGTTGGTTTGCCGTTGTCGATATCTTCACGCACATGAATATGCAACGGAACTTGAGCGAGCAAATCGAGACCGTACTCATTTGACATCTTTTCTGCACCGCCCGCACCAAAGATGTGCTCTTTCTCACCACAGTGGCTGCAGATGTGGTAACTCATGTTCTCGACCAAGCCAATCACTGGAACGTCAACTTTATTGAACATGGCTGCGCCTTTGCGCGCATCTGCCAATGCTAAATCTTGCGGAGTCGTCACAATCACCGCCCCTGTAACAGGGACCTGCTGCGCAAGTGTTAATTGAATATCACCAGTGCCTGGTGGCATGTCTATGACAAGGTAATCTAAATCAGGCCATTCGGTTTCATTAAGCAATTGAGCCAAGGCTTTTGCTGCCATCGGGCCACGCCAAATAGCCGCTTCATCTTTGGAAACAAGGTAACCAATCGAATGAGTGTAGATACCGTGGCACGCTATCGGCTGCATCCATTTATTGTCTCTAACTTCAGGGGTTGCGTTCATCTGCCCTAGCATCATCGGCACTGACGGTCCGTAAATATCGGCATCGAGCAAGCCAACCTTGGCGCCAGAGCGCGCGATGGCCAACGCAAGGTTCACGGACGTCGTTGATTTCCCTACGCCTCCCTTTGCCGAAGTCACCGCGATAATGTTTTTTACCCCTTTAACTTCTGCGGCAACATTGGTTTGCAACGCTTTTGGTGAAACCTCAATGTCGCAATGAAAAGCAGCAACTTCCCCCTTTGCTTGCTGAGATGAAATCCACTCAGCCAGATCTTTATCTAACTGGTTGACAGCAAAAGGCAGTTGAATCTTAAAGCCATGGCTCGCTACCGAGACAATGTTGGGTGTTGATGCCCATTCAGGCGCTAGGCTTGAATGCTCAAATTGGTTTAACCAATCACAGAAATCTTGCTTTGAAGTGAACTGACGCATAGGTCCTCCTTATGCATCCAATCGTAACACTCCACCAGCAGATACTGAACCCTGAAAAAACTAAGGTATTCCGGTCTTTGATGCCTTGGAGTCACTGGTGGGATAAGGTAGTATTACTCTCTATTTTTTATACATCATTAGAAGCGATTATTAAGTATGGCAAACGATCCAAGAAAACTGCTGGTAACTTGTGCCCTTCCGTACGCTAATGGTTCGATTCACCTAGGTCATATGCTTGAGCACATTCAAGCTGACATTTGGGTTCGCTACCAACGCCTACGTGGCAACACTGTAAACTTCATCTGTGCTGACGATGCTCACGGCACACCAATCATGCTAAAAGCACAACAGATGGGAATTACGCCAGAAGAGATGATCGCTGCAGTAAGTGAAGAACACCAAAAAGACTTCGCTGGCTTCGATATTAGCTTCGACAACTACCACAGCACGCACTCAGAAGAGAACCGTGAGCTAGCTTCTCACATCTATCTAGAGCTTAAGAAAAATGGCTTCATCTCAAGCCGTACGATTTCTCAGCTATTTGACCCTGAAAAAGAGATGTTCCTACCGGATCGTTTCGTAAAAGGTACCTGTCCTAAGTGTAAGTCTGAAGACCAATACGGCGACAACTGTGATAACTGTGGTGAGACGTACAGCCCGACTGAACTGATTGATCCGAAATCAGCAGTTTCTGGCGCGACGCCAGTAATGAAAGATTCTGAGCACTTCTTCTTCGACCTGCCTCAGTTTGAAAGCATGCTAAAAGAGTGGACTCGCTCTGGCTCGCTTCAAGCAGAAACAGCAAACAAGATGCAAGAATGGTTTGAGTCTGGTTTGCAACAGTGGGATATCTCTCGTGACGCGCCTTACTTCGGTTTCGAGATCCCAGGTGAAAAAGACAAGTTCTTCTACGTGTGGCTAGATGCCCCTATCGGCTACATGGGTTCATTCAAAAACCTATGTGACAAGCGTGATGACCTAGATTTCGATGAGTACTGGAAAAAAGACAGCACAACTGAGCTTTACCACTTTATCGGTAAAGACATTGTTTACTTCCACTCTCTATTCTGGCCTGCAATGCTAGAAGGTAGCGGTTTCCGTAAGCCTGATAACGTATTCGTACACGGCTACGTAACGGTGAACGGCGCGAAGATGTCTAAATCAAAAGGCACCTTCATCAAAGCGGCTACTTACCTAGATCACCTAGACCCAGAGTGTCTGCGTTACTACTACGCTGCTAAGCTAAACAGCCGTATCGATGACCTAGACCTTAACCTTGAAGACTTCACTCAGCGCGTAAACGCTGACGTAGTAAACAAGATTGTTAACCTAGCATCACGTAACGCTGGCTTCATCACTAAACGCTTTGAAGGCAAGCTATCAGCTAACTTCGCAGAGCCAGAGTTGTACAAAGAGTTCGCAGACGCGGCTGACCGCATCGCAGAGCTTTACGAGACTCGTGAGTTTGGTCGTGCAATCCGTGAAATCACTGCCCTAGCAGACAAAGCAAACCAATACGTTGATGAGAAAGCACCGTGGGTTGTGGCGAAAGAAGAAGGTAAAGACCAAGAGCTGCAAGACATCTGCTCTGTGGGTATCAACCTATTCCGCGTGCTGATGACTTACCTAAAACCGGTAATGCCAGAGCTTGCTGCACGTACTGAAGCATTCCTAAACGAAGAGCTCACTTGGGAAGGTATCGCTGCACCGCTGACTGGTCATGAGATCACTAAGTTCAAAGCCCTATTCAACCGCATCGATCCTAAGAAGGTTGAAGCAATGGTTGAAGCTTCTAAAGAAGACGCAGCAGCAGAAGTTGCAGCAAAAGAAGCGGCAGAAGCAGCGAAGAACAAAGCGAGCCAAACGGAGCTGGACAAAGATCCTATCGCAGAAGAGATTGAGTTTGATGCTTTCGCAGCCGTTGATATGCGTATCGCGCGCATCATCTCGTGTGAAGAAGTACCAAAAGCAAACAAGCTGCTTAAGTTCCAATTGGACATCGGCGGTGAAACTCGTCAGGTGTTCTCTGGCATCAAGTCAGCGTACAAACCTGAAGAGCTAGAAGGCAAGCTAACCGTAATGGTAGCGAACCTAAAACCTCGTAAGATGAAATTTGGTATGTCTGAAGGCATGATCCTAGCCGCTGGCCCAGGTGGCAGCGACCTATGGATTCTTGAGCCGCACGAAGGCGCACAACCAGGCATGCGTGTGATGTAATCACAAACCAACCAATTGAAAGCCCTGCTCTTTGAGTGGGGCTTTTTATTACTCCCTACAACGGTGCTCTCTGCACCATCACAGTTCAATCACCCTCTCAAATAAAAACATAAGTCACTGAATAATAACAAGGAAATTTATGGCACCAAATCTGCTCTACCACTTGATAGGTAAACCATTACAAGGAGTTGGTTATGCTTGTTGTCTATTCACTGATTGTTTCATTGGCCGTTTTAGCGGCACTTTTCCACTTTTCTCGTCAGCGCCACAGCGGTCTAGAACGTAAGTTCGACACACTAGTTTTACTTAGACAGCTGATGCAGCTTTGCCGACAGCATAGATCTTTGACTCATCAAGCCCTTTCGAACCAACAAACACAAGCCGTGAAGGCGCAATTGGATGGTGTTTGTGACGCTATGCTCGATTATTCCAACCAATTGATTGCCAATGCACCGTTTGAAAACAAGCCTATGTATCGCATTCTCCAACTGAAGCTAAAGTCGCTGTATAAAGATTGGGATCAACGAAGCGTTGCTCGGAACCAAGTGATTCATGGCAAAACCATTCGCCATTGCATGTTTTTAATGGACGAGATAGCCATCGCTTGGCTGATTGAGTCTGGACGCGAAGACGTCAGCGATGAGTACCATATGAATTGGCAGCAAGTACTTGATAGCATGGAAGTGCTCACTCAGCTTAGAATCTCGATTCAAGACAGGAGCTACCCAGAAGGAGAACTGCGCGTGAAATACTACTGCGACAAAACCAAGCGCAAGCTCAACCAGCTCTCCTTGGTGAGTCCGCTATCGGTTGCGTCTCCGACAAGCTCCAAAGCCATGCATATTCTCACTGAAATCCACGCCAGTGACACAATTACCGCAAGCAATGATGACCTGTACCAATTAACGACGGATATCTCATTAATCATCTCGCAGGTATATGACCAAATGCTATCGGAGATGACTGAAAGCCTCTATCAGCCACTGCCTAAGATAACGCTCGCTTAATCTCTGCGACTTTAGGGCTCAGGCTTATCTCTGCTTGAGCCCAATTTCTCACTATCCACCATGCCGCAACTTTGCTAAAGTCCTCCCCGACAAAACCTGGTCAACTCGACCTCATAGACCTAAGAGCACCCACTGTGACTAACAACGAAATCCTGCGCCGTATCCAACATTCATTGAATCTCAAACCTGCACAAATCGTAAAAGCGTTTGATCAAGTGGATTCACCTATCACACCAAACCAAGTCAATGACTGGTTAAAAGCTGACTCTGATAAGTCGGCAACGAAAATGAAAGATAAAGAACTGGCGCTATTTCTAAACGGATTTATCAACCTAAAGCGTGGGAAAAAAGAAGGCGAACAACCTAAGCCTGAACAAAAGCTAACCAACAATATGATTTTTATGAAGTTGCGTATCGCGCTTAACATGAAAGCGGAAGATGTACTAGACGTACTGGAGTTAATGGGCGTGAGCTTAAGCAAATATGAGGTTGGTGCTTACTTCCGCAAACCGAACAATAAGAATTACAAAGCGTGTGAGGATCAACTGCTGTGCGATTTCTTACACGGCGTGCAGTTTACCAACCGCCCAGATTCAGAAGAGTTTGTTGCGTAACTGCCCGCTGAATTTGAAGACTAAAAAACCTCAATCTGGCTGACCATGATTGAGGTTTTTTCTATTGGGTCGCGTTAACTCGCGCAAACCTTAAAGCATTTTACGAGCCGCTTCTACAACCACTTTGATTGAGCGTGCTTCAGTCTCTTTTAGCGTTGAGTGATCTGGGATCTCTTTCTGCGTACGGTTGATAATAACGCCCGCGACACAGCCTGCTTTCAAACCAGAGCTTGCACACATAGTAAGCAGCGTTGCTGACTCCATTTCAAAGTTCAGTACGCCCATGTCTTGCCATTCTTGCATCGAACCTTGGAAACGCTTAACAACGCGGCCAGAGAAAGTGTCGTAACGCTCTTGACCTGGGTAGAAGGTATCGCTTGAAGCAGTAACACCCATGTGTACTGTTGCGCCAGACTCCTCAACCGCGGCTTTCATCGCTGTAGCAACTTCAAAATCTGCTACTGCTGGGAACTCCATTGGAGCGAAATGCAAGCTCGCACCATCTAAACGAACAGAACCCGTCGATACGATCATATCACCCACGTTTACGTGAGGCTGAATCGCGCCAGTTGTACCAACACGTAGGAAAGTACGAACACCAAGTTGAGCTAGCTCTTCAACTGCAATAGATGTAGAAGGACCACCGATACCGGTTGAACAAACGACAACTGGCTTGCCTTCAAGCTCAGCTCGGTAAAGCGTGTATTCACGGTGACTTGCTAGAAAAACAGGGTTCTCCATTTCTTCAGCAATTTTTTGAACACGCGCAGGATCACCAGGAATAATCGCTAATGTTGCACCAGCAAGATCTTCTTGGGTAACACCTAGGTGGAATACAGCTTGAGACATAGGGGGCTCCTTATTGAGGTGAAATCCGTTCTTTCTTCGAACACCGGTTTCACTCTATAAATTCATCGGGTACAGGAATACTCTAACCAACTCCTCAAAAATAAAGAGTGACACAACTCACAACTACATGAGTAACAAACTATGACATTGCAAGTAAAACCGGTTTGCATCACACTTTTTAGCAAATTGGCGACGTAAGTTGCATAAAAAATAACCCTCTCATCAAATGGGAGGGTTATTGTGCGGATGAATGAAACGGGGATGACTATGCGTCTTGGCTCGATTTAAATTTAAGCAACCTTAACGCATTGAGTGTCACGATCGCCGTCGCGCCACTATCTGCTAACACCGCCACCCAAAGTCCCGTAATACCAAGCAAACTGGTGATAAGAAACACACCTTTAAGACCCAAGGCTAACGCAACGTTTTGTCGGATATTGTTAAGTGTTGCACGTGAGAGTTCAATCATCCCTGCCAACTCCAATAAACGGTTATGAGTGATCGCAGCGTCTGCTGTTTCCAATGCCACATCGGAGCCTCCGCCCATCGCAATACCAATACTGGCGGCTTTCATTGCGGGCGCATCATTGATGCCATCCCCCACCATCGCCACGTTGGCAGTTGCCGAGAGTTGCTCAACATAAGTCACTTTATCTTGCGGCAGCAGGCTTGCTTTGTAGTCAATATCGATCATTGAACTGATCGCTGAGGCACTTCTGGGGTTATCGCCCGTCAACATGACAGCGTTAATACCTAACGCCTTGAGTGCTTTGACCGCCTGAGCTGAATCATCACGCAGCGTATCTTGCCAAGCGATGAGCCCAATCACTTGGTTCTCTCCAGCAGTCGCAACAACCACAGTCTTACCTTGCGCTTCCAATTGACCAATCAGGTTGTCAGTATTAGGGTCGAGTGTCATCGTCAGCTTACTTGGCGCAATCACTTGGTAAAGAATCCCCTCGATATAACCTTGAACGCCACTTCCTACCAGCGCTTGCTTACTTTCTGCTTCGACAATGTCAATTCCGAGAGAATCTGCTTTGCGTACCACGGACTTTGCAAGAGGATGGCTTGACCCAACTTCAATCGCCGCCACTTTTCCAAGAAGTTGTTGTTCGCTCCAGCCGTTTAGAGGCAATATGTCCGTCACCTCAGGTTGGCCTTTGGTTAAGGTTCCAGTCTTATCAAACGCTACCGTTTCTATTTTGCCCAACTGCTCAAGTGCTGCGCCACCTTTGATCAGCGCCCCTCGACGAGCCGCCGCCGCGAGACCAGATGTAATGGCCGCAGGTGTCGATATCACCAAGGCGCAAGGACATGCAATCAGAAGCAGCGCCAGCCCGCGATACACCCATGTTTCCCAAGGCTGAGCAAACAACAAGGGTGGCGTAATAATGACAAGGAGCGCCACCACCATCATTAATGGTGTGTACCAGCGGCTAAATTTATCAAGGAAGCGCTCTAGTGGTGCTTTGCGAGATTCAGCTTCTTCAATAAGATGAAGAATACGATCAATTGCGTTTTCGCCCTGTTTTGAGGTAATAACGAAGCGCACGACCCGATCAACCACCACCGCGCCAGCCATGACTGACTGACCTTCAAAACGCTCAACGGGTAGTGATTCTCCGGTAAGTGCGCTCTCATCAAAGCTCGCCACTTCACCCAATAACTGACCGTCAGCGGGCAAACGTGCACCGGGCGAAACCTCGATAATATCACCGGGTTGAAGTTCACTGGCCGAGACTTCCACTCGTTGGCCGTCAATAATCTGAGTTGCGTTTTCCGGCACCAATTCCATCAAAGACTGAACGCCGCTTCGTGCCCTAGAGGCAGCAAACGCTTCTAAACGTTCACCAATTAAAAACAGCAGCAAAACCATGGCAGCTTCAACGGTTTCACCAAGATACAATGCGCCAAGAGCCGCAACACTCATGAGCGTTTCTATCGCGAAAGGCGTGCCCGATTTCGCCAATGACACGGCCTTTTTAGCAATAGGATAGAGACCCGCCAAGCAGGTAAGCACGAATAACCACTCACTTACTTGAGGCAAAGTAGGCTTGATAAGCGCAGCAACCAACATCGCGATGGCGATACTTAGGATTTGACCATTGCCATCGATAAGTTTGGCTAACCCCTGCTTTTTCGCTGCTTCGGGTTTGGTGGGGCTCGAGAATGAAAAGCCCGCGTCTTGGATGGTGTTCTCCACGTTTTGAGCAACGTTTTGGTGATTGGTTTTCACCACCAGTTTCTCGGTGGCAAATAACACTTTTGCTTCGACAATGCCTTCAATCTTACTAACTGCAGTTTCGATTTTTCGCGCACAAGAGGGGCAATCCATCCCATTCACTTTCCAGCTGTGAGTATAGGTAGCCTCTATTGAAGAACCGGACTCACTTTCTTCATCAGACGGATCGCCACCGCTACTGCAAGTATTGGATCCACAACAGTCTGATTCGGTTTGTGGCACTCCTGCCATCTGTATACTGACAATTTTCGGGCTAGAGCAAGAACCCACTTGTGAAGGATTGACCGCAATTTTGCTAGAGCGGCAGGCGTTATGTTTGGTGCACATAATTGTATCTCCCTTTTCTATATACCTTCATCTTAAACCTTAGAGTCGACTCCAAGGTCAAATACTTTTTACGAATTGGAGAGAACGAAAAAAGGCGCACCAGGCGCCTTTCATATCGCTAGGCACGCCTCGCTATACAGGGTGCTTAAAACAGTCATCAATGTTTTTGCCAATTGCTCGTAGCACATCTCGACGAGTAATAATGCCGACAAGCTTCCCATTATCGATTACTGGATAGACCTTAGGCTTACCAACAGTCATCATTTCCGCTAATTCAATGATGGATGTATCAGACGTCACCGACAGCACTTCCGAATGCATACAGTCAGATACAATGTGAGTATCTTGACAGTAGTAAGACACCTTGATCAGTTTATCGAGTAGGTCTTGTCCTG includes the following:
- the udp gene encoding uridine phosphorylase — protein: MSQAVFHLGVTQEDLAGATLAIIPGDPARVQKIAEEMENPVFLASHREYTLYRAELEGKPVVVCSTGIGGPSTSIAVEELAQLGVRTFLRVGTTGAIQPHVNVGDMIVSTGSVRLDGASLHFAPMEFPAVADFEVATAMKAAVEESGATVHMGVTASSDTFYPGQERYDTFSGRVVKRFQGSMQEWQDMGVLNFEMESATLLTMCASSGLKAGCVAGVIINRTQKEIPDHSTLKETEARSIKVVVEAARKML
- a CDS encoding zinc/cadmium/mercury/lead-transporting ATPase — encoded protein: MCTKHNACRSSKIAVNPSQVGSCSSPKIVSIQMAGVPQTESDCCGSNTCSSGGDPSDEESESGSSIEATYTHSWKVNGMDCPSCARKIETAVSKIEGIVEAKVLFATEKLVVKTNHQNVAQNVENTIQDAGFSFSSPTKPEAAKKQGLAKLIDGNGQILSIAIAMLVAALIKPTLPQVSEWLFVLTCLAGLYPIAKKAVSLAKSGTPFAIETLMSVAALGALYLGETVEAAMVLLLFLIGERLEAFAASRARSGVQSLMELVPENATQIIDGQRVEVSASELQPGDIIEVSPGARLPADGQLLGEVASFDESALTGESLPVERFEGQSVMAGAVVVDRVVRFVITSKQGENAIDRILHLIEEAESRKAPLERFLDKFSRWYTPLMMVVALLVIITPPLLFAQPWETWVYRGLALLLIACPCALVISTPAAITSGLAAAARRGALIKGGAALEQLGKIETVAFDKTGTLTKGQPEVTDILPLNGWSEQQLLGKVAAIEVGSSHPLAKSVVRKADSLGIDIVEAESKQALVGSGVQGYIEGILYQVIAPSKLTMTLDPNTDNLIGQLEAQGKTVVVATAGENQVIGLIAWQDTLRDDSAQAVKALKALGINAVMLTGDNPRSASAISSMIDIDYKASLLPQDKVTYVEQLSATANVAMVGDGINDAPAMKAASIGIAMGGGSDVALETADAAITHNRLLELAGMIELSRATLNNIRQNVALALGLKGVFLITSLLGITGLWVAVLADSGATAIVTLNALRLLKFKSSQDA
- a CDS encoding CBS domain-containing protein is translated as MESLKVKDYMTLQAVTFSPDMSLSAALEKVLDSRYLGGPVINDKKEVIGFLSGQDLLDKLIKVSYYCQDTHIVSDCMHSEVLSVTSDTSIIELAEMMTVGKPKVYPVIDNGKLVGIITRRDVLRAIGKNIDDCFKHPV